AATCCAGTAAAAATTAATGGTAGCGCAGATGGCAATATCACTTTAAAAACTTTTTGAAATGTTCCCAATTTCAATACTTTAGCGACGTTTATATAATCTTTATCTACCGATGAAACTCCCATAGCAGTGTTTACCAAAGTTGCCCACATAGAACATAAACCAACACTAATGAACGAGATGATAAAGGCACTATCAGATTCAGAGTCCTTAGTTAATGTTTTTACAATCATAAAAACAAGTAATAGCCAAACTACGGGCGATACCGGTTTAAAAATTTGAATTAACCAGTTTACCGAACTTCTTAAGGTTTTACTAAGCCCTATGACGATCCCGATAGGAACTGCTATAAGCAATGCTAAAAGAAACCCTGCAAAAACGGTTTTTATACTAGTTAAGATCTGGTCAACAAACGATGGTCTTCCTGTATATGTTATAGGATCTTTGCCTTCTGCCAATCGTTTTGCGTTTAAAGCAGCTGTTTTTTCAATAAAAGCTTCCTTGTCGGCTTTAATAATATAATGGTCGTCCAATAAAGTTTTAAAAGAAGCCCAAACTTGAGCAGGAGATGGTAATGTGTTTGGTTGGCATTTTATAGCACCTGATGCTATACAAGCTCTCATGGCATCTGCTGCTTCCTGCCCTTGTTCGGTTAATGCTTTTTCTATTTTGTATTCAGCTTCTGTATTATACAGTGCTTTAGCTCCCATGTGCCATAATCCTATAAATAAGAGCATGGAAGCAAGAGGCACGACTACTTTTCGCAAGAAGTTTTTAAAATCTTCTTTCTCAATTTTCCCAGTAAATATTGATTTTATATTTTTTAAAAAATCCAATCCTACAAACTTGGTTATTCTATCTAATGTTATGCTTTGCTTCATGAGTACTAACTTTTTTGAAAATTTTATTTTTTATCTTTATTTCCTATAGAGAAACTATTGATATATCCTATTGGGTCTTTAGCGTCATACTTAGTACCATCAATAAAATCGGTTGTTGCAGGTTTGTAACCATCTGTACTAGGTATA
This genomic window from Mariniflexile sp. TRM1-10 contains:
- a CDS encoding ABC transporter permease, which encodes MKQSITLDRITKFVGLDFLKNIKSIFTGKIEKEDFKNFLRKVVVPLASMLLFIGLWHMGAKALYNTEAEYKIEKALTEQGQEAADAMRACIASGAIKCQPNTLPSPAQVWASFKTLLDDHYIIKADKEAFIEKTAALNAKRLAEGKDPITYTGRPSFVDQILTSIKTVFAGFLLALLIAVPIGIVIGLSKTLRSSVNWLIQIFKPVSPVVWLLLVFMIVKTLTKDSESDSAFIISFISVGLCSMWATLVNTAMGVSSVDKDYINVAKVLKLGTFQKVFKVILPSALPLIFTGLRITLSVSWMVLIAIELLAQSPGLGSFVWEEFQNGAIDSNSKIIVAMFVIGGIGFLLDRIMLIIQNMISFNKNDGI